A region from the Alosa alosa isolate M-15738 ecotype Scorff River chromosome 7, AALO_Geno_1.1, whole genome shotgun sequence genome encodes:
- the LOC125298346 gene encoding endoplasmic reticulum resident protein 27, with product MKTLLVVVFSLLTVCILADVTDEEAPSDDALPRLTDVEAVEAFLDSDDVAVIGFFEGKESYGYKEFLEAAKAVKSIPVALCSDKEVWANYSIATDTISIFRKADVGQENLQLSDAKKVDADGLTRFIKMNNVRYITEYNQVTAVGLFQSRVKTHILLFANRGSADYSKLQKRLGAVAPDFSGKFLFVLVNGAVKGNERSLGYFGLTSRDLPRLGLYDSDLDKKWLMPKGDITKDAVRAFCQSFLDGELQETKEAGQPEAKTEL from the exons ATGAAGACGTTACTAGTGGTTGTGTTCTCTTTGCTCACTGTGTGTATTCTTGCTGATGTCACTGATGAGGAGG CTCCATCGGACGATGCCCTCCCCAGACTAACTGATGTTGAAGCAGTGGAGGCCTTCCTCGACTCAGATGATGTTGCTGTGATCGGCTTCTTTGAG ggAAAGGAGAGCTATGGCTATAAGGAGTTTTTGGAGGCTGCCAAAGCAGTGAAGTCCATCCCGGTAGCCCTGTGCAGTGATAAGGAAGTGTGGGCAAACTACAGCATCGCGACTGACACCATCAGCATCTTCAGAAAG GCGGATGTAGGCCAAGAGAATTTGCAGCTCTCTGATGCAAAGAAAGTGGATGCTGATGGGTTGACACGCTTCATCAAAATGAATAATGTCCGCTATATCACAGAGTACAACCAAGTG ACTGCCGTGGGCCTGTTTCAGTCGCGGGTGAAGACGCACATCCTGCTCTTCGCCAACAGGGGGAGTGCCGACTACTCCAAGCTGCAGAAGAGGCTGGGGGCTGTGGCCCCTGACTTCAGTGGAAAG TTCCTCTTTGTCCTGGTGAACGGGGCAGTGAAGGGCAACGAACGCTCCCTGGGCTACTTTGGCCTGACGTCACGTGACCTGCCTCGCTTGGGCCTCTACGACAGCGACCTGGATAAGAAGTGGCTCATGCCCAAGGGGGACATCACCAAAGATGCCGTGCGGGCATTCTGCCAGTCCTTCCTGGACGGAGAACTCCAG GAAACAAAAGAAGCGGGCCAACCTGAAGCCAAAACTGAACTCTGA
- the LOC125298065 gene encoding proteoglycan 4-like: MNFQYNYSNYTRDGFHQDQGVQHILTTQAGGTYFHGVAPTTGSVFINQPVIWPEYHGYRPQQNHGLLGNSTALPQFLPVTEIPVFHPIPLQGYQGTTLQDGAVAFNPQLQGPVMFVDAMGQQHVTSVTFHPQLQVPLVAMGGAGPQYGVPVPYAPHVQAPVMYVDANGQQHGTTVPINPQLQAPIMYVDANGQQHGTTVPINPQLQAPIMYVDANGQQHGTTVPINPQLQAPIMYVDANRQQHGTAVPFDPQLQAPFTLVDGRGLPHGTFMPSDPHTQAPLLVLDANGQQHGTAVPFDPQLQAPFVLVDSGGLPHGTSLQAPLMLMDATGLQHGTAVPLNPVPTPSEPVQLFDNPQLPSIEQLAAGPSSTGLMRPAPVVQLPVQQGQQTKAPVEVAVCGPRVVTSDLLKPLATTSRAVEEVKTAQAGQPKAKIEPQQPGTSGSKESLVVKPKSQDDTKKEQPHGVMEAAEAKPADKNTSTKQALTTAPVEAGKADANLPKKPKSSLHENADRPKEKKRKHKHDKGEKERKEKRRKKETSSTEKTTKSGEKEGSETDKKAGGLKAPKDESKAKHKDSSNKSKSKKAKEMQPAIILQPRSKLGERIMHSVQVFHKLGDKIEKVRPPKPTPEEAAKTSQSERPSSSGGQRGQPKIPYPVQPYRIPKRPSNMPERPGPSNVPDRPGPSNVSDCAPVRSDADQPRHPEHSQSRPPAPAPEIRAQRPTAPAHPRHPYVVPHFFKNHAHGSVGDYGDGERIMYLKPEHPGMFPLPLVNLVPLPPGAPRCFHCREYSATITAARRAEREAMKRDAKRQRDEAAKITRNGMDCSVLADQMHLPREPWPRKDNWLETELDEVWNLDECMLGPRDDLMLD; encoded by the exons ATGAATTTTCAATATAATTACTCCAATTACACCCGAGATGGCTTCCACCAAGATCAAG GTGTACAACACATCCTTACCACCCAGGCAGGAGGCACCTATTTCCATGGTGTGG CCCCTACTACTGGCTCTGTATTCATCAATCAGCCTGTGATTTGGCCTGAGTACCATGGATATCGGCCCCAGCAAAACCATGGGCTGCTTGGCAACTCCACTGCTCTGCCGCAGTTCCTGCCTGTCACCGAGATCCCAGTCTTCCACCCTATCCCTCTTCAGGGATACCAAGGGACGACCCTCCAggatggagctgtagccttcaATCCCCAGCTACAAGGCCCTGTCATGTTTGTGGATGCTATGGGCCAACAGCACGTCACCTCTGTGACCTTCCATCCACAGCTGCAAGTGCCCCTTGTGGCCATGGGTGGAGCTGGCCCACAGTATGGTGTCCCTGTTCCCTACGCTCCACACGTGCAGGCCCCCGTCATGTATGTGGATGCCAACGGGCAACAGCATGGCACAACTGTGCCTATCAACCCACAGCTGCAGGCCCCTATCATGTATGTGGATGCCAACGGGCAACAGCATGGCACAACTGTGCCTATCAACCCACAGCTGCAGGCCCCTATCATGTATGTGGATGCCAACGGGCAACAGCATGGCACAACTGTGCCTATCAACCCACAGCTGCAGGCCCCTATCATGTATGTGGATGCCAACAGGCAACAGCATGGCACTGCTGTGCCTTTTGACCCACAGCTGCAGGCCCCCTTCACGTTGGTGGACGGTAGAGGCCTACCTCACGGCACCTTTATGCCCTCTGATCCGCATACACAAGCACCCTTGTTGGTGCTGGATGCCAACGGGCAACAGCATGGCACCGCTGTACCTTTCGACCCACAGCTGCAGGCACCTTTCGTGTTGGTGGACAGTGGAGGCCTACCTCACGGCACCTCTCTACAAGCACCCTTGATGCTGATGGATGCCACAGGCCTACAGCATGGCACCGCTGTGCCTCTCAACCCAGTGCCAACACCAAGCGAACCAGTTCAGCTTTTCGACAACCCACAGTTGCCATCGATTGAGCAGCTGGCTGCTGGACCAAGCAGCACTGGCCTGATGAGACCAGCCCCTGTGGTGCAGcttccagtccagcaggggcaGCAGACCAAGGCTCCCGTTGAAGTGGCCGTGTGTGGCCCAAGGGTTGTGACTTCTGATTTGCTGAAGCCACTGGCAACTACGTCCAGGGCAGTTGAAGAGGTCAAGACGGCACAGGCTGGCCAGCCAAAGGCCAAGATTGAGCCCCAGCAACCAGGCACCAGTGGTTCAAAGGAGAGCCTGGTGGTCAAGCCAAAAAGCCAGGATGACACCAAGAAAGAGCAGCCGCATGGTGTGATGGAGGCTGCTGAGGCAAAACCTGCAGACAAGAATACCTCCACCAAGCAGGCACTGACGACTGCTCCTGTCGAGGCAGGAAAGGCAGACGCAAACCTGCCCAAGAAGCCTAAGAGCAGTCTCCATGAGAATGCTGACAGGcccaaagaaaagaagagaaagcaCAAGCATGAcaagggtgagaaagagaggaaggagaaacgGCGCAAGAAAGAGACAAGCTCGACTGAGAAAACAACTAAGtctggagagaaggaggggtcAGAAACCGACAAGAAAGCAGGTGGTTTAAAGGCACCTAAAGATGAATCAAAGGCTAAGCACAAGGACTCCTCTAACAAGTCCAAGAGCAAGAAGGCCAAAGAGATGCAGCCTGCCATCATTTTGCAACCCAGAAGCAAACTCGGAGAGCGCATTATGCACTCTGTACAAGTCTTCCATAAGCTCGGAGACAAGATAGAGAAAGTCAGGCCCCCAAAACCAACCCCAGAGGAGGCTGCCAAAACATCTCAGTCTGAGCGTCCCAGCTCATCTGGTGGGCAGAGAGGGCAGCCTAAGATCCCCTACCCAGTCCAGCCTTACAGAATCCCTAAGAGGCCAAGTAACATGCCAGAGCGCCCAGGACCAAGCAATGTGCCGGACCGTCCAGGACCAAGCAACGTGTCGGACTGTGCACCTGTGCGCTCTGATGCTGACCAGCCACGCCACCCAGAACACAGTCAAAGCAGGCCTCCTGCACCCGCACCTGAGATAAGGGCCCAGAGGCCCACAGCACCTGCCCACCCCAGACATCCCTACGTGGTGCCCCACTTCTTCAAGAACCACGCCCATGGCAGTGTGGGCGACTACGGGGACGGAGAGAGGATCATGTACCTGAAGCCGGAGCACCCTGGCAtgttccccctccccctcgtcAACTTGGTGCCACTGCCCCCCGGTGCGCCCCGCTGTTTCCACTGCCGGGAGTACTCCGCCACCATCACCGCCGCGCGCCGCGCCGAGAGAGAGGCCATGAAGCGTGACGCCAAGCGGCAGAGGGACGAGGCCGCCAAGATCACACGCAACGGCATGGACTGCAGCGTGCTGGCTGACCAAATGCACCTGCCACGTGAGCCGTGGCCGAGGAAGGACAACTGGTTGGAGACCGAACTGGACGAAGTGTGGAATTTGGATGAGTGTATGCTGGGCCCCAGGGATGACTTGATGCTCGACTGA